A genome region from Leptonema illini DSM 21528 includes the following:
- a CDS encoding DinB family protein, with translation MTANAADAFLHESVVNIEGARDHILHCLSQLRDEQAWWRPFDEANSIANILLHLCGNMTQWIIAPLTGQPDMRRRAEEFARRDATSLTELRDRFVSVTEEAVAILRAFDSGRLLDALRVQGYEVSVMGALYNSISHLRGHEQEIVYVTRLQLQGAYRDYVPVIVRL, from the coding sequence ATGACAGCAAACGCCGCCGATGCCTTTTTACATGAATCCGTCGTCAATATCGAAGGGGCCAGGGATCATATCCTTCACTGCCTCTCGCAACTGCGCGACGAACAGGCCTGGTGGCGTCCCTTCGACGAGGCGAACAGCATCGCCAACATCCTGCTGCATCTCTGCGGCAATATGACGCAGTGGATCATCGCACCGTTAACAGGCCAGCCCGACATGCGCCGGCGAGCAGAGGAATTCGCCCGGCGTGATGCAACGTCGCTTACCGAACTGCGAGATCGTTTTGTATCCGTCACCGAGGAAGCCGTAGCCATCCTCAGGGCCTTTGATTCCGGCCGCCTGCTCGACGCCCTTCGCGTCCAGGGCTATGAAGTCTCGGTAATGGGGGCCCTCTATAACAGCATCTCGCATCTGCGCGGCCATGAGCAGGAGATCGTCTATGTTACGCGACTTCAGCTGCAAGGGGCCTATCGTGACTATGTCCCAGTGATAGTTAGACTTTGA
- a CDS encoding acyl-CoA thioesterase, whose amino-acid sequence MTREQSMPQAIITYRGTIYPWHCDHIGHMNVMWYVGKFDESTWQLFSAIGLTPSFLRDNKRGMAAVDQHISYLQELQSGDVVTVKSRIIEVNEKSIRFIHEMWNDGTEELAARTTIKGVHIDTMLRKSCAFPSEIARKAASFVAPETAVQS is encoded by the coding sequence ATGACGAGAGAACAATCCATGCCTCAAGCAATCATCACATACCGTGGCACAATCTATCCGTGGCATTGCGATCATATCGGACACATGAACGTAATGTGGTATGTGGGGAAATTTGACGAATCAACATGGCAGCTATTCAGCGCAATCGGACTAACGCCTTCGTTTCTTAGAGACAACAAGCGCGGCATGGCCGCTGTTGATCAGCATATTTCATACTTACAGGAGCTTCAATCGGGCGATGTGGTGACCGTTAAATCCAGGATCATCGAGGTTAACGAAAAAAGTATAAGGTTCATCCACGAAATGTGGAATGACGGAACTGAAGAGCTTGCCGCCAGAACAACGATTAAAGGTGTGCATATCGACACAATGTTGAGGAAATCCTGCGCCTTCCCGTCGGAAATTGCGAGAAAGGCCGCTTCATTCGTTGCACCGGAAACTGCGGTTCAGTCGTGA
- a CDS encoding SRPBCC family protein, whose translation MDMPMHLLAESKVDISCSVSRAFAFATNMERFAEWFPAVLSIESIDQLNHGQVGKQYLETVSVPVRRIRKITLTVVESRQDQLFVTEGAFPPLLPRMEILFNSTGPDACQVTWRMLSRNRSPIAKFTILPLAKSVMTKRARAGLSKLKEKLEGRGSRS comes from the coding sequence ATGGACATGCCGATGCATCTACTCGCAGAATCAAAGGTCGATATCTCGTGCTCCGTATCCAGAGCGTTCGCCTTTGCCACGAATATGGAAAGATTCGCGGAGTGGTTTCCCGCTGTGCTCTCTATCGAATCCATCGATCAGTTGAATCATGGGCAGGTGGGCAAGCAATACCTGGAAACTGTTTCCGTTCCCGTTCGCCGTATCCGAAAAATCACGCTGACGGTCGTAGAATCCCGGCAGGATCAACTCTTTGTCACCGAAGGCGCATTCCCTCCTCTTCTGCCACGTATGGAGATCCTCTTTAACAGCACGGGCCCCGATGCCTGTCAGGTTACCTGGCGCATGCTCAGTCGTAACAGAAGCCCTATCGCAAAGTTCACCATCCTTCCACTGGCTAAAAGCGTCATGACAAAAAGAGCACGGGCCGGACTGTCAAAACTGAAGGAGAAGCTTGAGGGAAGAGGCAGCCGATCCTGA
- the htpG gene encoding molecular chaperone HtpG: protein MATLEKGKLSIHTENILPVIKKWLYSENEIFVRELISNAQDAIEKLRKVSMSEDVFEPEMMDFAVDVRVDTEKGVLEFEDNGIGMTADEVRKYITQIAFSGAEEFAKQYLQGDQAKSDIIGHFGLGFYSSFMVASKVEIESRSYKMDAEPVFWSSDGGEEFEIGPGAKEHRGTIIRLYLQEEFKAEYLDLAKVQGLVRRFCDFLPVKINVNGEQVNRQQPLWTKMPSSLKKEDYNDFYKYMFPFQEDPLFYIHLNVDYPFRLQGILYFPKLAHEMDLNRSEVKLFCKQVFVTDEASEVIPKFLTVLQGVIDLPELPLNVSRSYIQNDPEVKKIASHIVKKVADRLVEEFKKNREEYEKIWPEIAPFVKYGMLSDEKFYEQAQGALLLRRVVDADHEGPSFLTIDEYKDRNKDRAGERVFYASDAKTQGPAIRLLQKQGIDVVLFDTMIDSHFSSQLEMKAGEVRFVRVDAELSEHAVESSSEIVDGDAKSVRERVEELFRKALPDTKITLRVENLKSDEIPAMILLPETMRRMSEMAVLWGQEGGKFPEHHTLLVNLKNPLIQKMATPSLVGGDGDAKKIELASQIYRTARLSQGALSPEEMQAAALDLFRFFEKVL, encoded by the coding sequence ATGGCAACACTTGAAAAGGGCAAACTGTCGATTCATACCGAGAACATCCTTCCCGTCATCAAAAAGTGGCTCTACTCTGAGAACGAGATCTTCGTGCGCGAGCTGATCTCAAACGCACAGGATGCGATCGAGAAGCTGCGCAAGGTCTCGATGAGCGAAGACGTCTTCGAGCCCGAGATGATGGACTTTGCCGTCGATGTGCGCGTCGATACCGAGAAGGGCGTACTGGAATTCGAGGATAACGGCATCGGCATGACGGCCGATGAGGTGCGCAAATATATCACGCAGATCGCCTTCTCGGGCGCTGAAGAGTTTGCGAAGCAATATTTACAGGGCGATCAGGCCAAATCCGACATCATCGGCCACTTCGGCCTGGGCTTCTATTCAAGTTTCATGGTGGCCTCCAAAGTCGAAATCGAGAGCCGCTCGTATAAGATGGATGCCGAGCCCGTCTTCTGGTCATCGGACGGAGGAGAAGAGTTCGAGATCGGACCGGGCGCAAAAGAGCACCGCGGCACGATCATCCGGCTGTATCTGCAAGAAGAGTTCAAGGCGGAGTATCTCGATCTTGCAAAGGTTCAGGGCCTTGTGCGTCGCTTCTGCGACTTCCTGCCTGTTAAGATCAACGTAAACGGCGAGCAGGTCAACCGTCAGCAGCCGCTGTGGACGAAGATGCCGTCTTCTCTCAAGAAAGAGGATTATAACGACTTCTACAAGTATATGTTCCCCTTTCAGGAAGATCCGCTCTTCTATATCCATCTGAACGTCGATTATCCGTTCCGCCTGCAGGGCATTCTGTATTTCCCGAAGCTGGCGCATGAGATGGATCTGAACCGATCCGAGGTGAAGCTTTTCTGCAAGCAGGTCTTCGTAACCGACGAGGCATCCGAGGTTATACCGAAGTTCCTCACGGTGCTTCAGGGCGTGATCGACCTGCCCGAGCTTCCGCTTAACGTTTCGCGTTCCTATATTCAGAACGATCCCGAGGTGAAGAAGATCGCCTCGCATATCGTGAAGAAGGTCGCCGATCGTCTTGTCGAAGAGTTCAAGAAGAACCGCGAAGAATACGAGAAGATCTGGCCCGAGATCGCTCCCTTTGTGAAATACGGCATGCTCTCTGACGAGAAATTCTACGAGCAGGCACAGGGCGCTCTTCTTCTGCGTCGCGTAGTCGATGCCGACCATGAAGGCCCGTCGTTCTTGACGATCGACGAATACAAGGATCGCAATAAAGACAGAGCAGGGGAGCGCGTCTTCTACGCCTCCGACGCGAAAACGCAGGGGCCGGCCATCCGCCTTTTACAGAAGCAGGGCATTGATGTCGTACTTTTCGATACGATGATCGACTCGCATTTCAGCTCGCAGCTTGAGATGAAGGCAGGCGAGGTTCGCTTTGTGCGCGTCGACGCGGAGCTATCGGAGCATGCGGTCGAGTCCTCTTCAGAGATCGTCGATGGCGATGCGAAGAGCGTGCGCGAACGCGTCGAAGAGCTCTTTCGCAAGGCCCTGCCCGATACGAAGATCACGCTGCGCGTCGAGAATCTGAAAAGCGATGAGATCCCCGCTATGATCCTTCTGCCCGAGACGATGCGTCGCATGAGCGAGATGGCCGTGCTGTGGGGGCAGGAAGGCGGCAAGTTTCCCGAGCATCATACGCTTCTTGTGAATCTGAAGAATCCGCTGATTCAGAAGATGGCAACGCCCTCTCTTGTCGGCGGCGACGGTGATGCGAAGAAGATCGAGCTGGCCTCGCAGATCTATCGCACGGCGCGCCTGTCGCAGGGCGCCTTGAGCCCTGAAGAGATGCAGGCAGCCGCTCTGGATCTCTTTCGATTCTTCGAGAAGGTTCTTTAA
- a CDS encoding M48 family metallopeptidase has product MFFDTRFTKKVARSGFVLSLLLAFSLTGCESAQMLYGLDDSKMNEMGADAFNKIKSETPIETNAATNKYVKCVANALLAVHKDDTGVGAWEVVVFRSNEINAFALPGGKIGVYTGLLAVATTQDQLAAVMGHEIAHVAKRHGKQRVQQQVVATGGLQVLEGIIGDNPTLMSAIGAGTQYGVLLPFSRAHESEADLVGLDMMARAGFNPQGAVQLWQNMSKAGGSKGPELLSTHPSSDTRIKDLNAKMVNATATYMAVRQSGRAPTCK; this is encoded by the coding sequence ATGTTTTTCGATACACGTTTTACAAAGAAAGTTGCGCGAAGCGGATTTGTTCTCTCGCTTCTCCTGGCCTTTTCTCTCACGGGTTGTGAATCCGCTCAGATGCTTTATGGTCTGGACGACTCTAAAATGAACGAGATGGGTGCCGATGCCTTCAATAAGATTAAATCCGAAACCCCCATCGAGACGAATGCTGCAACGAACAAATACGTGAAATGCGTGGCCAATGCTCTGCTGGCCGTTCATAAAGATGATACGGGCGTCGGTGCGTGGGAGGTTGTCGTTTTCCGCTCCAACGAGATCAATGCCTTTGCACTTCCAGGCGGTAAGATCGGCGTTTATACGGGACTGCTTGCCGTCGCCACCACGCAGGATCAGCTTGCCGCCGTTATGGGGCATGAGATCGCTCACGTGGCAAAGCGTCACGGAAAGCAGCGCGTGCAGCAGCAGGTTGTTGCCACCGGTGGATTGCAGGTTCTTGAAGGCATCATAGGCGATAATCCGACACTGATGAGCGCCATCGGAGCGGGTACGCAGTACGGCGTGCTTCTTCCGTTCTCGCGTGCCCATGAGTCCGAGGCCGATCTGGTCGGTCTTGATATGATGGCCCGTGCCGGCTTTAACCCGCAGGGGGCCGTGCAGCTCTGGCAGAACATGAGCAAGGCCGGCGGCTCAAAAGGCCCTGAGCTTCTCTCAACGCATCCGTCAAGCGATACGCGCATTAAAGATCTGAATGCAAAGATGGTCAATGCAACGGCTACTTATATGGCTGTCCGTCAGTCGGGAAGAGCGCCGACCTGCAAGTAA
- a CDS encoding GbsR/MarR family transcriptional regulator produces MKQAKKSKRNAESEYDRREFIEEIGILFEDTGHPRMAGRIFGLLLVAEQPMLSSAEITEELQASKASVSTMTRLLLQSGLIERVARPGDRKDYFRMKSWSFDLVMERQLALIPVFRKLLEKGRPMVPPANRPGRESLEQMIDFYNWLEQEIPALKERWNRRKV; encoded by the coding sequence TTGAAGCAGGCTAAAAAATCGAAGCGGAATGCGGAGAGCGAATACGATCGTCGTGAGTTTATTGAAGAGATCGGCATCCTCTTTGAGGATACAGGTCATCCACGAATGGCAGGCCGCATCTTCGGGCTGCTCCTTGTCGCCGAACAGCCGATGCTTTCTTCGGCCGAGATCACCGAAGAGCTACAGGCGAGCAAGGCCTCGGTGAGCACCATGACCCGCCTGCTTCTGCAATCAGGCCTGATCGAAAGGGTGGCCCGGCCGGGCGATCGCAAAGATTACTTCCGCATGAAATCCTGGTCCTTCGATCTCGTTATGGAACGCCAGCTTGCTCTCATCCCCGTATTTCGTAAACTGCTTGAAAAAGGACGCCCGATGGTTCCGCCCGCAAACAGGCCGGGACGCGAAAGCCTCGAACAGATGATCGATTTTTACAACTGGCTGGAACAGGAAATCCCCGCTTTAAAAGAACGCTGGAATCGCCGCAAGGTTTAA
- a CDS encoding adenylate/guanylate cyclase domain-containing response regulator, whose translation MASDNLDLEDLLNEDFSSGPSTKTGETPSELVQVYEQDALNVLVADPEDSWGRRLENLLRRWFGEFISVSRVNTVVGLTDRLKQLNIDAIVTEVEWPEKDSSLFVDELMAQPGISEIPVVVFSEMDDEMFRVYAFRSGVMDYFPKTRPDLFQVEFRLRNLFRMQFHNKILYRQIDESLHRYQKNRGLSEEEIKDLRELVQVMKDELDREYQNKTRLEEEKKKIQNVFGLYVDPTIINGVMSGDISLELKGVEQDVSVLFSDIRGYTTMAESMDPQSIVSFLNEYFTSMTEVLLGYEALIDKYIGDAIMAVFGAPIGRPDHRDNAMQAAMEMQSVFELWRGNWEKNYGISPHIGIGIASGPATLGNFGSFQKLSYTAIGDTVNTAARLESVAGPGEVAVNHNLYEGLDPAVRDKFVFEEQPPVTLKGKSVPVRVWKVKEQS comes from the coding sequence ATGGCCTCAGATAACCTGGACCTTGAAGATCTCTTAAACGAGGATTTCAGCTCCGGCCCCTCTACAAAGACGGGTGAGACGCCGTCGGAGCTCGTTCAGGTCTATGAGCAGGATGCCCTTAACGTTCTCGTCGCCGATCCTGAAGACTCCTGGGGTCGCCGACTTGAGAATCTGCTGCGGCGATGGTTCGGTGAGTTCATCAGCGTGTCGAGGGTAAACACCGTCGTCGGCCTCACCGATCGCCTGAAACAGTTGAACATCGACGCCATCGTCACCGAGGTCGAATGGCCCGAGAAAGACTCCTCGCTTTTTGTCGACGAGCTGATGGCGCAGCCCGGCATCTCAGAGATTCCCGTCGTCGTATTCTCTGAAATGGATGACGAGATGTTTCGCGTCTACGCCTTCCGCTCGGGCGTGATGGACTACTTCCCTAAAACAAGGCCCGACCTCTTTCAGGTTGAGTTTCGCCTGCGAAACCTCTTTCGCATGCAGTTCCATAACAAGATCCTCTACAGGCAGATCGACGAATCGCTGCATCGCTATCAGAAGAACCGCGGCCTTTCTGAAGAAGAGATCAAGGATCTTCGCGAACTCGTTCAGGTGATGAAAGACGAGCTCGATCGCGAGTATCAGAATAAAACGCGGCTCGAAGAAGAAAAGAAGAAGATCCAGAACGTCTTCGGTCTTTATGTCGATCCGACTATCATCAACGGCGTCATGAGCGGCGACATCTCCCTCGAACTGAAAGGAGTCGAACAGGACGTCAGCGTGCTTTTTTCTGACATCCGGGGTTATACGACGATGGCCGAGAGCATGGATCCGCAGTCCATCGTTTCGTTCCTGAACGAATACTTTACGTCGATGACCGAGGTTCTTCTCGGTTACGAAGCCCTGATCGACAAATACATCGGCGACGCCATCATGGCCGTGTTCGGCGCTCCGATCGGTCGACCCGATCATCGCGATAATGCCATGCAGGCGGCGATGGAGATGCAGAGCGTTTTCGAACTCTGGCGCGGCAACTGGGAAAAGAACTACGGCATCTCGCCCCATATCGGTATCGGCATCGCCTCGGGGCCGGCCACTCTCGGCAACTTCGGATCATTCCAGAAGCTATCGTACACGGCCATCGGCGATACGGTGAATACGGCCGCCCGTCTGGAGTCCGTGGCCGGGCCTGGAGAGGTGGCCGTGAATCACAATCTGTACGAAGGCCTTGATCCGGCCGTGCGCGATAAGTTTGTTTTTGAAGAGCAGCCGCCGGTTACGCTGAAAGGAAAAAGCGTGCCCGTCCGCGTCTGGAAGGTGAAAGAGCAGAGCTGA
- a CDS encoding HDOD domain-containing protein gives MPVSREKLQEYLDQIKDLTIIPPVLIQVVSLPDDNEMSFKEMANMVQSDQILTTRLLKLANSPFYNRGNRITSLRDVIVRLGFRIVRSMIFVAMSDSIFQQGNYRKFRDEVWFHSIATGVFGANECEKVTGLKEPDMALVGGLLQDLGKIILNTIDRKKYIEVLNEFLESGGDIREIEVKHFSVDHAAMGVAAARMWKLPDVVVRIIADRHLDAEKRTPMGTYLTFADLAVRKVGFGSFTPKHESDMLAVMADMDFKADDAFFAKIKQVIENDELFKFSLTL, from the coding sequence ATGCCTGTATCACGAGAGAAGCTTCAGGAATACCTGGATCAGATCAAGGATCTGACTATCATCCCGCCCGTACTGATCCAGGTCGTATCGTTGCCCGACGACAACGAGATGTCGTTTAAAGAGATGGCGAACATGGTGCAGTCCGATCAGATCCTTACGACGCGCCTTCTCAAGCTGGCTAACTCCCCGTTTTATAACCGCGGCAATCGCATCACCTCTCTGCGCGACGTCATCGTACGGCTCGGCTTTCGCATCGTGCGCTCGATGATCTTTGTCGCCATGAGCGATTCGATCTTTCAGCAGGGTAACTATCGCAAGTTCCGCGACGAGGTCTGGTTTCATTCTATTGCGACGGGCGTATTCGGAGCCAACGAATGCGAGAAGGTGACGGGGCTGAAAGAACCCGACATGGCCCTTGTCGGCGGCCTTCTGCAAGACCTGGGCAAGATCATTCTCAATACGATTGATCGCAAGAAATACATCGAAGTGCTGAACGAGTTTCTGGAATCGGGCGGCGATATTCGCGAGATCGAGGTCAAACACTTCTCCGTCGACCACGCGGCGATGGGCGTCGCCGCGGCACGCATGTGGAAGCTGCCCGACGTCGTCGTGCGTATCATCGCCGACCGTCATCTCGACGCCGAGAAGCGCACTCCGATGGGAACCTATCTGACCTTTGCCGATCTCGCCGTGCGCAAGGTCGGCTTCGGATCTTTTACGCCGAAGCATGAATCCGATATGCTGGCCGTGATGGCCGATATGGATTTCAAGGCCGACGACGCCTTCTTCGCGAAGATCAAGCAGGTTATCGAGAACGACGAGCTTTTCAAGTTCTCGCTCACTCTGTAA
- a CDS encoding sirohydrochlorin chelatase — protein MNERKRPSWAGIATPLLLLLMVALAECKPTEAGKTDAGERRIGVLLVNHGSRSATWRNELLRLEENVRPQIMAQSGVVALTTAFMEYTEPSIATRLKEFDAQGITDVVLVPVFLTVSSHSFDDIPTIIGQKDDPHSREHMRLEKMERYTPKARVQITPLLDFRNILQENMLRRVKSMSSNPSEEGLTLIAYGDETYEKEWGELMKNVADHVKKNTGIDTYSYGWCGHLVHYDPQKTTTAIEEVLAKKKKSLVLPVLVAHDEMFQVKIIGDGIKKVKDNGSRVVYRADAILPDPGLEKWVVDITAEYTKKALAAADSEIASTEKENGGR, from the coding sequence ATGAACGAGAGAAAAAGACCTTCATGGGCCGGGATCGCAACCCCGCTGCTTCTTTTGCTCATGGTTGCGCTGGCCGAATGCAAGCCCACCGAAGCCGGTAAAACGGATGCAGGGGAGCGTCGCATCGGCGTTTTGCTTGTAAACCACGGCTCGCGCTCGGCCACCTGGCGTAATGAGCTTCTGCGCCTCGAAGAGAACGTGCGCCCCCAGATTATGGCGCAATCCGGCGTTGTCGCTCTGACGACGGCCTTCATGGAGTACACGGAGCCTTCTATCGCCACACGCCTCAAAGAGTTTGACGCACAGGGCATCACCGACGTCGTCCTGGTTCCGGTGTTTCTTACCGTGAGCTCGCACTCCTTCGACGATATTCCGACCATCATCGGACAGAAGGATGATCCGCATTCGCGCGAGCACATGCGTCTTGAAAAGATGGAGCGTTATACGCCGAAGGCGCGCGTCCAGATCACGCCGCTTCTTGACTTCCGCAATATCTTGCAGGAGAACATGCTGCGTCGCGTGAAGTCGATGTCGTCGAATCCGTCCGAAGAAGGACTGACGCTCATCGCCTACGGCGACGAAACCTACGAGAAGGAATGGGGCGAGCTGATGAAAAACGTCGCCGATCATGTGAAAAAGAATACGGGAATTGACACCTATTCTTATGGATGGTGCGGGCATCTCGTTCACTATGATCCGCAGAAGACGACGACGGCCATCGAAGAGGTCCTCGCGAAAAAGAAGAAATCCCTTGTGCTTCCCGTCCTTGTCGCCCATGACGAGATGTTTCAGGTGAAGATCATCGGCGACGGTATCAAGAAAGTAAAGGATAACGGATCCCGCGTCGTCTATCGCGCCGACGCCATCCTGCCAGATCCAGGCCTTGAGAAGTGGGTCGTCGACATCACGGCCGAATATACGAAAAAGGCCCTGGCAGCCGCCGACTCTGAGATCGCATCGACGGAAAAGGAGAATGGTGGACGGTGA
- a CDS encoding PepSY-associated TM helix domain-containing protein, with protein MKGWRSYNLAIHRDLGYFFSSLTIVYCLSGLALNHINEWNPDFIVHKEEIRVEPRPAEAFRLTQDEVLALDERIGEARHRAFDYPTADQVKIYYENGSLHLNLASGVGLYEKLRRRPIFYESNVLHRNSVPGWKWAADIFAIALIIINVTGLLVLRGRYGLTGRGKWLIAAGAVGPAGALIYHALT; from the coding sequence GTGAAAGGCTGGCGTTCGTATAACCTTGCAATCCATCGCGACCTGGGGTACTTCTTCTCGTCGCTGACGATCGTCTACTGTCTGTCGGGACTGGCGCTTAACCATATCAACGAATGGAATCCGGATTTCATCGTGCATAAAGAAGAGATCCGGGTCGAGCCTCGCCCGGCCGAAGCCTTTCGCCTGACGCAGGACGAGGTACTTGCGCTTGACGAGCGCATCGGCGAGGCCCGGCATCGGGCCTTTGATTATCCGACCGCCGATCAGGTGAAGATCTACTACGAGAACGGATCGCTGCATCTGAATCTGGCAAGCGGAGTGGGCCTTTATGAAAAGCTGCGCCGCCGGCCCATCTTCTATGAATCGAACGTGCTTCACCGTAACAGCGTTCCCGGATGGAAATGGGCGGCCGACATCTTCGCCATCGCGTTGATCATCATCAACGTCACCGGCCTTCTCGTCCTCCGCGGACGCTACGGCCTCACAGGTCGCGGCAAGTGGCTCATCGCCGCCGGCGCCGTCGGTCCCGCCGGAGCGCTGATCTATCATGCGTTAACCTAG
- a CDS encoding MORN variant repeat-containing protein, giving the protein MTRKQIPFSFSGRRVMGPILLSAVALYVLSCASATSYDKVKPGVKFQISCSDGKAIRHHYSPDSGELTERGPVLLAKGMSCGNAEDLDEKEMLKLQRDGEWTGFYKGTTNPLWKGLFKKNKREGVLTYFDTKGNKSKIVTYVGGSKEGPEEGYFGSGAIRYKGQNSEDMKTGFWEEKASDKSDCVTKGNYAKDEKTGPWEECSQDDKNDTWYVSFRGSYAQGLRDGPVEVFHSNGELLGKGSYRADLACKASPPPEGVDACGRRTGRWVLYHPSGKLAAEGEYDGATGKRRGTWTEYYASGDKMAMGQRNHTREGIWTFYKKGGEIMGQYGFKGNDAMISYCVIYEKGVKKEEGPCMGALIKYEAEKDELKLAGRMMQSDLWKGYHPGGAKAWEGTYVTGQKTGIWKFFNEGGALIGQGEFRMNKKVGPWKEMQNGRMVQIEYDDFGRPKK; this is encoded by the coding sequence ATGACAAGAAAACAAATCCCTTTCTCCTTCTCCGGACGCCGGGTTATGGGGCCGATCCTGCTATCGGCCGTCGCCCTGTACGTTCTTTCCTGCGCCTCTGCGACTTCTTACGATAAGGTGAAGCCGGGCGTGAAGTTTCAGATCAGCTGCTCCGATGGAAAGGCGATCCGGCATCATTACTCTCCTGATTCGGGTGAACTGACGGAGCGCGGACCGGTGCTTCTTGCAAAAGGCATGAGCTGTGGTAATGCCGAGGATCTCGACGAGAAGGAGATGCTCAAATTACAGCGCGATGGCGAATGGACGGGCTTTTATAAAGGCACGACGAATCCGCTCTGGAAGGGCCTTTTCAAGAAGAACAAGCGTGAAGGCGTGCTCACCTACTTCGATACAAAAGGAAACAAGTCGAAGATCGTTACCTATGTCGGCGGATCAAAAGAAGGCCCGGAAGAAGGATACTTCGGTTCGGGAGCCATCCGCTACAAGGGCCAGAACAGTGAGGACATGAAGACAGGATTCTGGGAAGAGAAGGCGTCTGATAAGTCTGACTGCGTCACAAAGGGCAACTACGCGAAAGACGAGAAGACCGGTCCCTGGGAAGAATGCTCGCAGGACGACAAGAACGACACATGGTACGTCAGCTTTCGCGGAAGCTACGCACAGGGGTTGCGCGACGGTCCGGTCGAGGTCTTTCATTCAAACGGCGAACTGCTTGGCAAAGGATCTTACAGAGCCGACCTTGCCTGTAAGGCAAGTCCGCCGCCTGAAGGCGTCGATGCATGCGGACGCAGAACGGGACGCTGGGTGCTCTATCATCCGTCCGGAAAGCTTGCCGCCGAGGGCGAATATGACGGAGCGACGGGCAAGCGTCGCGGTACATGGACCGAATACTATGCATCGGGCGATAAGATGGCGATGGGCCAGCGCAATCATACGCGCGAAGGGATCTGGACCTTCTATAAAAAAGGCGGCGAGATCATGGGTCAGTACGGCTTCAAGGGTAACGATGCGATGATCAGCTATTGCGTTATCTATGAGAAGGGCGTTAAAAAGGAAGAAGGCCCCTGCATGGGAGCGCTGATCAAGTACGAGGCCGAGAAAGACGAACTCAAGCTCGCAGGGCGTATGATGCAGTCCGATCTGTGGAAGGGGTATCATCCGGGCGGAGCAAAGGCCTGGGAGGGCACCTACGTTACCGGACAGAAGACCGGCATCTGGAAGTTCTTCAATGAAGGCGGCGCTCTGATCGGTCAGGGAGAGTTTCGCATGAACAAGAAGGTCGGTCCCTGGAAGGAGATGCAGAACGGCCGTATGGTGCAGATCGAATACGACGACTTCGGTAGACCCAAGAAGTAA